In one window of Acidimicrobiales bacterium DNA:
- a CDS encoding alpha/beta fold hydrolase, whose product MTPVEKRVVQLHGHRVVYRIGGDDPASKRPVLLLIHGMAGSSVTWREVMPALTQRYTVVAPDLPGHGESDKPRQDYSLGAHANALRDLLAAIGIDGATVVGQSLGGGVAMQLAYQHPRHCERLVLVSSGGLGQEVSWILRALTFPGVEFLMPILFPSFVRDAGNAISRSLRGLGLRAPRLEEEWRGYVSLTDSETRAAFLRTLRAVVDMGGQAVSAHDRLYLSSLLPTLIVWGERDGIIPVAHAHEAHQAMPGSQLVLFEESGHFPHVEEPQRFIEALTGFVETTEATHLDGRVWHELLTAGPQG is encoded by the coding sequence GTGACGCCAGTGGAGAAGCGTGTCGTTCAGCTGCACGGCCACCGGGTCGTCTACCGCATCGGCGGGGACGACCCGGCGAGCAAGCGCCCGGTGCTGCTGCTGATACACGGGATGGCCGGCAGCTCGGTCACCTGGCGTGAGGTCATGCCGGCGTTGACGCAGCGCTACACGGTCGTCGCTCCCGACCTTCCCGGCCACGGAGAATCCGACAAGCCACGCCAGGACTATTCGCTGGGAGCTCACGCGAACGCTCTGCGGGACCTCCTTGCCGCCATCGGAATTGACGGCGCCACGGTCGTCGGCCAATCACTTGGCGGTGGGGTGGCGATGCAGCTTGCTTACCAACATCCCAGGCACTGCGAACGCCTGGTGCTGGTCTCGAGCGGCGGACTAGGCCAGGAGGTCTCGTGGATCCTCCGCGCTCTCACGTTCCCCGGTGTCGAGTTCCTCATGCCGATCCTCTTCCCGTCGTTCGTGCGTGACGCCGGGAACGCGATCAGCCGCAGCTTGCGCGGCTTGGGCCTCCGGGCGCCGCGCCTCGAGGAAGAGTGGCGGGGCTACGTCTCACTGACCGACTCCGAGACCCGCGCGGCGTTCTTGCGGACGCTTCGGGCTGTCGTCGACATGGGTGGTCAAGCGGTGAGCGCTCACGACCGGCTCTACCTGTCGTCTCTGCTGCCCACCCTCATCGTGTGGGGTGAACGCGACGGGATCATCCCTGTCGCCCACGCCCACGAAGCGCACCAGGCGATGCCCGGCAGCCAACTCGTGCTCTTCGAAGAATCCGGCCATTTCCCCCACGTCGAGGAGCCTCAACGTTTCATAGAAGCGCTGACCGGGTTCGTGGAGACCACCGAGGCGACGCACCTCGATGGTCGCGTCTGGCACGAGCTGTTGACCGCCGGCCCACAAGGTTGA
- a CDS encoding IS630 family transposase, whose product MKWRRALVVLASAGGNDVAVIARMVQTSPDRVREMIHRFNEEVMKSLDPAWAGGRPRRITTTERELIVSSAKARPATLGQPFTRWSIRKLQAYLAVHKKVVISRERLRQILAEEQITFQATKTWKESPDPQREEKLDRIEEVLENHRDRTFAFDEFGPLAIKPEGGHAWAGRGRPQRLRANYHKPHGTRQFFAWYSVGDDHLYGRIERRKGSAPTLRALQAIRRLSPDGEPVYVILDNLNHHKGREIRRWCAENNVELCFTPTYASWANPIEAHFGPLREFVIANSDYPDHPRLTKAIRRYLSWRNANTRDPELLALERKHRAKIRGEARRRWGQPKHRAA is encoded by the coding sequence GTGAAGTGGCGTCGAGCGCTGGTGGTGTTGGCCTCCGCTGGCGGCAACGACGTGGCGGTGATCGCCCGGATGGTGCAGACCTCGCCGGATCGGGTGCGGGAGATGATCCACCGTTTCAACGAAGAGGTGATGAAAAGTCTGGACCCCGCGTGGGCGGGTGGCCGACCCCGCCGGATCACGACGACTGAACGCGAGCTGATCGTCTCGTCGGCCAAAGCCCGCCCGGCCACGCTGGGCCAGCCCTTCACTCGCTGGAGTATCCGCAAGCTGCAGGCCTACTTGGCCGTCCACAAAAAGGTGGTCATCTCCCGGGAGCGGCTGCGCCAGATCCTGGCCGAGGAACAGATCACTTTTCAGGCCACCAAGACCTGGAAGGAATCGCCAGACCCTCAGCGCGAGGAGAAGCTGGACCGTATCGAGGAGGTCCTGGAAAATCACCGGGACCGCACCTTCGCGTTCGACGAGTTCGGACCTTTGGCAATCAAGCCCGAGGGCGGGCACGCCTGGGCAGGGCGGGGCCGTCCGCAGCGGCTGCGGGCCAACTATCACAAGCCACATGGGACCCGGCAGTTCTTCGCCTGGTACTCGGTCGGTGACGACCACCTCTATGGCCGGATCGAACGGCGGAAGGGATCCGCGCCGACCCTGCGGGCGCTGCAGGCGATCCGTCGGCTGAGTCCCGACGGCGAGCCGGTCTATGTGATCTTGGACAACTTGAACCACCACAAAGGCCGCGAGATCCGCCGGTGGTGCGCCGAGAACAACGTCGAGCTTTGCTTCACACCCACCTACGCGTCATGGGCCAACCCGATCGAGGCGCACTTCGGGCCGCTACGGGAGTTCGTCATCGCCAACAGCGACTACCCCGACCACCCCAGGTTGACCAAGGCCATCCGCCGCTACCTCTCCTGGCGCAACGCCAACACCCGCGACCCTGAACTCCTCGCTCTCGAACGAAAGCATCGAGCCAAGATCCGAGGCGAAGCCCGACGGCGCTGGGGACAGCCCAAGCACCGAGCCGCATGA
- a CDS encoding sigma-70 family RNA polymerase sigma factor, which yields MDESLAAEFEANRPKLQAVAYRMLGSLTEAEDAVQDTWIRLSRSDPQSIDNLGGWLTTVVSRVCLGVLRSRRTHYETPVDENYEPEAEMVGPEEEAVLADTMGPALLLVLETLNPSERLAFVLHDLFSVPFEDIALIVGRSPAAARQLASRARRRVQGSDEVHPADRRRQQEVVEAFLAASRDGDFEALVTLLDPDAVLRADRSAVEAATANREKGAPLLAPEVRGGRAVANALVGRARAAELALIDGTPGAVWAPGGRPRAIFAFRVVGNTIAEIEIVTNPSVVAALRVQVL from the coding sequence ATGGACGAGAGTCTCGCCGCCGAGTTCGAAGCCAACCGGCCGAAGCTACAGGCGGTCGCCTACCGCATGCTCGGATCCCTGACTGAGGCAGAGGACGCGGTGCAAGACACGTGGATCCGCCTGAGCCGTTCGGACCCTCAGAGCATCGACAACCTCGGCGGGTGGCTCACCACGGTCGTATCTCGCGTCTGCCTCGGGGTACTCCGATCCCGCCGGACCCACTACGAAACGCCCGTTGACGAGAACTACGAGCCCGAGGCCGAAATGGTTGGTCCCGAAGAAGAGGCGGTCCTCGCCGACACGATGGGCCCGGCGCTGCTCCTTGTGCTCGAGACACTAAATCCATCAGAGCGTCTCGCCTTCGTGCTCCACGACCTGTTCTCTGTGCCATTCGAGGACATCGCGCTGATCGTCGGCCGCTCTCCTGCCGCTGCCCGCCAGCTGGCCAGCCGGGCCCGGCGGCGCGTCCAAGGCAGCGATGAAGTACACCCAGCAGACCGGCGCCGCCAGCAGGAGGTAGTCGAGGCCTTCCTGGCCGCGTCCCGCGACGGGGACTTCGAAGCACTCGTCACCCTGCTCGATCCCGACGCAGTTCTGCGCGCCGACCGGAGCGCGGTGGAAGCGGCAACCGCGAACCGCGAGAAGGGAGCGCCCCTCCTGGCGCCCGAGGTGCGTGGCGGCCGGGCCGTGGCTAACGCCCTGGTGGGTCGGGCGCGGGCCGCCGAGCTAGCGCTCATCGACGGCACGCCCGGGGCAGTCTGGGCTCCCGGCGGGCGACCCCGAGCCATATTCGCCTTCCGCGTCGTGGGCAACACCATCGCCGAGATCGAGATCGTCACCAACCCAAGCGTGGTCGCGGCACTTCGCGTGCAGGTGCTCTGA
- the rpoD gene encoding RNA polymerase sigma factor RpoD, whose amino-acid sequence MIEGGTTPFTPEGELTGHFVALLLAGKERGFLTPDDLMPLMESVELTPDVITAAVGRVKAAGIEWRDDSYLEVTAELNGEVAEDSSLALARIAGAPLLRARTRGTTRAEVDLGPGGTGSSSDPVRMYLKEIGKVSLLTAAEEVILARCVEQGFLATQRLAACEEETALLRDREGIGRDERLRREGLVAKRILVEANLRLVVSIAKRYRNRGMAFLDLIQEGNLGLMRAVDKFDYTKGFKFSTYATWWIRQAITRAIADQARTIRIPVHMVDTINKVMRAQRQLLQDLGREPTVEEVAERAEMTPEKVRDILRVSQETVSLEQPMGEDDFSLSDLIEDEAAVAPAEAAARAMLNQAVTEALSELSDRERRVVRLRFGLDDGQMRTLEEVGREFGVTRERIRQIESKTLAKLRHPMHSGHLRDYLHDE is encoded by the coding sequence TTGATCGAGGGGGGGACGACACCTTTCACGCCGGAAGGCGAGCTGACGGGGCATTTCGTCGCTCTCCTCCTGGCTGGCAAGGAGCGCGGCTTCCTGACCCCCGACGATCTGATGCCGCTCATGGAATCCGTGGAATTGACGCCGGACGTGATCACCGCCGCCGTCGGGAGGGTTAAGGCCGCGGGCATCGAGTGGCGAGACGACAGCTATCTCGAAGTAACTGCTGAGCTCAACGGCGAGGTTGCCGAGGATTCCTCGCTCGCGCTGGCGCGCATTGCCGGCGCGCCGTTGCTTCGGGCTCGTACCAGGGGCACCACACGAGCCGAGGTGGACCTCGGGCCTGGCGGAACCGGGAGCAGTTCCGACCCGGTGCGCATGTACCTGAAGGAGATCGGGAAGGTATCGCTGCTCACTGCGGCGGAGGAGGTGATCCTCGCTCGTTGCGTCGAGCAGGGTTTCCTCGCCACGCAGCGCTTGGCCGCCTGCGAGGAGGAGACTGCTCTTCTACGCGACCGCGAGGGAATCGGGCGCGACGAGCGGCTGCGCCGCGAGGGTCTTGTCGCGAAGCGGATCCTCGTAGAGGCGAACCTCCGCCTTGTCGTATCCATCGCCAAGCGCTACCGCAACCGCGGCATGGCCTTCCTGGACCTCATCCAGGAGGGGAACCTCGGCTTGATGCGCGCGGTCGACAAGTTCGACTACACGAAGGGCTTCAAGTTCTCCACCTACGCCACGTGGTGGATCCGGCAGGCGATCACCCGCGCGATCGCCGACCAAGCCCGGACGATCCGCATCCCGGTTCACATGGTCGACACGATCAACAAGGTGATGCGAGCGCAACGGCAGTTGCTCCAGGACCTCGGAAGGGAACCGACTGTCGAGGAGGTTGCCGAGAGAGCCGAGATGACGCCGGAGAAGGTCCGTGACATCCTGCGGGTGAGCCAGGAGACGGTGTCGCTCGAGCAGCCGATGGGCGAGGACGACTTCAGCCTTTCCGACCTCATCGAGGACGAGGCCGCGGTGGCGCCGGCGGAGGCGGCCGCGCGTGCCATGCTCAACCAGGCGGTCACCGAGGCGCTGTCAGAGCTGTCCGACCGTGAAAGGCGGGTGGTCAGGCTCCGCTTCGGGCTCGACGACGGCCAGATGCGGACCCTCGAGGAGGTCGGGCGGGAGTTCGGTGTCACCAGGGAACGGATCCGCCAGATCGAGTCGAAGACGCTCGCCAAGCTGCGCCATCCGATGCACAGCGGGCATCTTCGTGACTACCTGCACGACGAGTAG
- a CDS encoding EAL domain-containing protein, whose product MDTAMRGELLAGRYRLTRLLKSSSGVETFLAGSPGGDEPVVVKRAPVSSLSAAQGIRLAHEAEVLAGLSDPDGNPYLLDHGTDGGWIWLAQPYYGGETLAQRLARGPLSADEMLAVAHGVLSALVSAHEAGVVHRDVKPGNIVVQAVSDNGDPSPNTAKLIDFGLSRSVTLDPSVRETLVGTALYCSPEQAGLLDVPVDARSDLYALGATLHECLTGHPVFDGRDVGAVLRQKLAGAAALSEHRPRDAPAALCALVDRLCRTDPDDRYQSAAAVLADVETIQRARRNGVEDPRIVIGLHDRRGSLAEPGFVGRSAEMAALRTALLDAAAGKGSLVMVEGESGAGKTRLLDELVRHASELGFTVFHGQGEDREAQRPFQLFDGVGAGIAARAVSDPERFASVREAIGDFAEALLSAVPALEPLLEGSAVALLPEEYGRARSIEALATLLDAAGHKEEPALVVLDDCQWAQSSAAEVLARFARPRNTHRWVLVISAFRSDEVPDSSPLRSANAKANVQLSALREREVRDLVSSMAGPLPEAAAAAVLRLSEGNAFMAQAVLRGMVESSALVHDGDRWDVNVPLLEAVETSRRAALVLARRLDLLPGPARHLLAAGAVLGKSFDLDLAVTLSAISPDDVVRSVDEVRQRRILWIDEDRRRARFLHDKLREAVLESLGEDTSAALHLGAARLLEGSGTPYDLAYHLDAAGRPEEALPHALAAAEQSRARHALDSAETYYRMAARGAQDSGTEGLVAEGLGEVLALAGRYSEAEECLSQAAKRARDPMSRAAIEGKLGEVAFRRGDQVAACAQLELALRGLGRWVPRNALVYLVAATWELLVQFVHTVAPWAVRRRPPPTDTDRLAMRFYSRLAYAYWFRKGRVPCLWTHIREMNIAERFGPSLELAQAWSEHAPVMTMIPWYSRGIAYAKKSLELRRELGDIWGQGQSLGFYGVVLYAASRYEEALNACREAVQLLALTGDQWEMNTARWHIAFCHYRLGRYGEAARLASEVHYDAESIGDMSSAGIALSAWSRATDGHIPVEATARALARHNEDRHTTTEILLAEALRLLGSGQAAAAVALLEEAWAGVKQAGLRQEYVVPVIPWLATAIRAEVEAADANNPHLGELRKRQRRTARQAVRISRAYRNNAPHALRELALSYASAGRMARARRLLRRSVEIASEQGAGWEETRSSLELARIATALGSPGAAAELHWAERELEQIESPTSARRTEAGLTLSLAARFDNLLETGRVLAAATSNKAVFNAVENAARDLLGADRCQVLEIGELGTQELVTVSGEHVEGISASAVAEAVTTGSVVTRQPASEADATDSLVLAGVRSLLCAPIQCDGKVVACFYATHKEVGGLFGETERQLATFVATLAGATLEHVSGNAERFRALIEHSSDVTVLADATGVMRYASPSIENLLGTAPDEVVGGRSRSLIHPDDLDGLTQLFLRIAQKPGGRGSTECRMLHTDGSWRHIEISYTNRLDDRAVEAIVVNMHDVTDRRQAEQRLAQAAEEFRLAFDNAPIGMALIGQRPESLGHYTRVNEAMARMLGYTREELKTKTVKDLTHPDDYRSDLEARRRFERKEADVYQVEKRYAHADGRWIWVNLHLGLIRDEEGEPDYAIAQLVDITLKRQAEEALRHQAFTDPLTRLDNRWLFLERLPHSLARARRRGTHLAVFYLDLDNFKVINDSLGHGAGDRVLEEIAARLRSVTRGEDILARLGGDEFVLVVDDLEDRDEVRGIATRVEEILHQPIQVSPDVNVRVTTSIGITIAGLDDDGPSLLRDADTALYRAKDKGRARWEVFGEHLRRRAQGRERAERDLRDAMDTERMVLHFQPIYEMETGNPVGAESLIRYDGREGLVSPASFITVAEETGLIVPLGAWVLRESCRALGKLREASSNPALSIGVNVSPRQLVTAGFADSVAATIEETGVDPGSIALEITEVALIDIMEPIRPCLEQLRAVGCRIGIDDFGTGYSSLVYLKRLPLDFLKIDQTFVRGLGISSEDEAIVRAVISLADALGLATVAEGVETKDQERMLRELGCTQVQGFLYSLPLPADLVFR is encoded by the coding sequence ATGGACACGGCGATGCGCGGCGAGCTTCTCGCCGGGCGTTACCGGCTAACGCGCCTCCTCAAGAGCAGCTCCGGCGTGGAGACGTTCCTCGCCGGCTCGCCCGGGGGTGACGAGCCGGTGGTCGTGAAGCGCGCCCCGGTGTCCTCCCTCAGCGCGGCGCAGGGGATCCGGCTCGCCCACGAAGCCGAGGTGCTGGCAGGCCTATCCGACCCTGATGGCAACCCTTACCTGCTCGACCACGGGACGGACGGCGGCTGGATCTGGCTGGCGCAGCCGTACTACGGCGGCGAGACCCTGGCTCAGCGCTTGGCGAGGGGCCCCCTGAGCGCCGACGAGATGCTGGCCGTCGCGCACGGCGTCCTGTCGGCTCTGGTCAGCGCGCATGAAGCGGGTGTCGTGCACCGCGACGTAAAACCCGGGAACATCGTCGTCCAGGCGGTATCCGACAACGGGGATCCTTCACCGAATACGGCCAAGCTCATCGACTTCGGGTTGTCGCGAAGCGTCACCCTCGACCCGTCGGTTCGCGAAACCCTCGTCGGCACCGCCCTCTACTGCTCGCCGGAACAGGCGGGGCTGCTCGACGTGCCTGTGGACGCGCGCTCGGACCTCTACGCCCTCGGTGCCACCTTGCACGAATGCCTCACCGGTCACCCCGTGTTCGACGGGCGGGACGTCGGCGCGGTGCTGCGCCAGAAGCTGGCCGGTGCAGCCGCCCTGTCGGAGCACAGACCTCGCGACGCGCCGGCGGCGTTGTGCGCGCTCGTCGACCGTCTCTGCCGGACCGACCCTGACGACCGCTACCAGTCTGCAGCCGCCGTGCTAGCCGATGTCGAGACGATCCAGAGGGCGAGGCGTAACGGCGTCGAAGACCCGCGGATCGTCATCGGCCTGCACGACCGGAGGGGCTCCCTGGCCGAACCGGGGTTCGTCGGGCGTTCCGCCGAGATGGCAGCCCTTCGCACGGCGTTGCTGGATGCAGCAGCAGGCAAGGGTTCGCTCGTCATGGTCGAGGGCGAGTCGGGGGCCGGCAAGACCCGGCTCCTCGACGAACTGGTAAGGCACGCGAGCGAGCTCGGTTTCACGGTCTTTCACGGACAGGGTGAGGATCGCGAGGCCCAGAGACCCTTTCAGCTGTTCGACGGGGTCGGAGCCGGCATTGCCGCCCGAGCGGTGTCCGACCCGGAGCGGTTCGCGTCGGTCCGCGAAGCGATAGGTGATTTCGCCGAAGCCCTGCTATCGGCTGTTCCCGCTCTCGAACCGCTTCTAGAGGGCAGCGCGGTGGCGCTGCTCCCGGAAGAGTACGGGCGCGCGCGGTCGATAGAGGCGCTCGCGACGCTCCTGGACGCGGCGGGCCACAAGGAAGAGCCAGCACTGGTGGTACTCGACGATTGCCAGTGGGCGCAGTCCAGCGCGGCGGAAGTGCTCGCGCGATTTGCCCGGCCTCGCAACACCCATCGCTGGGTGCTCGTGATCTCTGCGTTCCGCTCGGACGAGGTTCCCGACTCGAGCCCGCTTCGATCCGCTAACGCGAAGGCCAACGTGCAGTTGTCGGCGCTCCGCGAGCGCGAGGTCCGGGACCTCGTGTCGTCGATGGCCGGGCCGCTACCCGAAGCTGCGGCCGCGGCGGTGCTGCGCCTGAGCGAAGGCAACGCGTTCATGGCCCAAGCGGTTCTGCGGGGCATGGTCGAGAGCTCTGCTCTTGTCCACGACGGAGACCGGTGGGACGTCAACGTCCCGCTCCTCGAGGCGGTCGAGACCTCCCGGCGCGCCGCACTTGTGCTGGCACGGAGGTTGGACCTGCTGCCGGGGCCGGCTCGGCACCTCCTGGCCGCTGGCGCGGTGCTGGGCAAGAGCTTCGATCTCGACCTTGCTGTGACCTTGAGCGCGATCAGCCCCGACGACGTCGTGCGTTCTGTCGACGAGGTGAGGCAACGGCGGATCCTGTGGATCGACGAGGACCGCCGGCGAGCCAGGTTCCTCCACGACAAGCTGAGAGAGGCCGTCCTCGAAAGTCTCGGCGAAGACACCAGCGCCGCCTTGCACCTGGGAGCTGCCCGGCTGCTCGAAGGGTCGGGGACCCCGTACGACCTCGCCTACCACCTCGATGCGGCAGGACGGCCGGAGGAGGCTCTACCCCATGCGCTCGCTGCCGCAGAGCAGTCGCGCGCCCGCCACGCCCTCGACAGCGCTGAGACGTATTACCGCATGGCGGCGAGAGGTGCGCAAGACAGTGGCACTGAAGGGCTAGTCGCGGAAGGGCTCGGTGAGGTCCTGGCGCTAGCCGGTCGATACTCGGAAGCCGAGGAGTGCCTGTCCCAGGCCGCGAAGCGCGCTCGTGACCCCATGAGCCGGGCGGCCATCGAGGGGAAGCTGGGAGAGGTCGCGTTCCGGCGCGGCGACCAGGTTGCTGCGTGCGCGCAGTTGGAACTGGCCTTGCGGGGGCTCGGGCGCTGGGTGCCGAGGAACGCACTGGTATACCTGGTCGCGGCGACTTGGGAACTACTGGTGCAGTTCGTCCACACGGTCGCTCCGTGGGCCGTGCGGCGGCGCCCCCCGCCCACGGACACGGACCGTTTGGCGATGCGCTTCTACAGCCGGCTCGCCTATGCGTACTGGTTCCGCAAAGGTCGCGTTCCCTGCCTGTGGACGCACATACGCGAGATGAACATCGCCGAGCGATTCGGCCCCTCCCTCGAGCTCGCGCAGGCATGGTCCGAGCACGCGCCGGTGATGACCATGATCCCCTGGTACTCACGGGGAATCGCGTACGCGAAGAAGTCACTTGAACTACGACGGGAACTGGGAGACATCTGGGGACAGGGCCAGTCGCTCGGTTTCTACGGCGTGGTCCTCTACGCTGCCTCGCGGTACGAGGAGGCGCTGAACGCCTGCCGGGAAGCCGTGCAACTCCTCGCCCTCACCGGGGACCAGTGGGAGATGAACACCGCAAGGTGGCACATCGCGTTCTGCCACTACCGCCTGGGCCGATACGGCGAAGCTGCTCGTCTCGCATCGGAGGTGCACTACGACGCGGAGAGCATCGGGGACATGTCCTCCGCGGGGATCGCACTCTCCGCCTGGTCACGTGCGACCGACGGCCATATTCCTGTGGAGGCAACCGCCCGCGCGCTGGCCCGTCACAACGAGGACCGCCACACCACCACCGAGATCCTCCTTGCGGAAGCGTTGCGGCTCTTGGGCTCGGGTCAGGCCGCCGCGGCAGTAGCGCTCCTCGAAGAGGCGTGGGCGGGGGTGAAACAGGCGGGTCTCAGGCAGGAGTATGTGGTTCCGGTTATCCCTTGGCTCGCGACGGCGATCCGCGCCGAGGTGGAGGCAGCCGACGCGAACAACCCGCACCTAGGTGAGCTCCGGAAGCGCCAACGCCGTACGGCCAGGCAGGCGGTACGGATCTCGCGCGCCTATCGAAACAACGCCCCGCACGCCCTTCGGGAGCTCGCGTTGAGTTATGCAAGCGCCGGGCGGATGGCGCGAGCTCGACGGTTGCTGCGTCGTTCCGTCGAGATCGCGTCGGAGCAGGGAGCAGGTTGGGAGGAGACGCGCAGCAGCCTCGAGCTCGCGAGGATCGCCACCGCGCTGGGCAGCCCGGGCGCCGCTGCGGAGCTTCACTGGGCCGAACGAGAGCTCGAGCAGATCGAGTCTCCTACGAGTGCCCGCCGAACCGAGGCAGGCCTCACCCTCTCCCTCGCCGCGAGGTTCGACAACCTGCTCGAGACTGGAAGGGTCCTCGCCGCTGCGACAAGCAATAAAGCGGTGTTCAACGCGGTGGAGAACGCAGCAAGAGACCTCCTCGGAGCCGATCGGTGCCAGGTGCTGGAGATCGGCGAGCTCGGTACGCAGGAACTCGTAACGGTTTCCGGCGAGCACGTAGAAGGGATATCGGCGTCAGCGGTAGCGGAGGCGGTCACGACCGGGAGTGTCGTCACCAGGCAGCCGGCGTCGGAAGCTGACGCGACCGACAGCCTCGTACTCGCGGGCGTGAGGTCGCTGCTGTGCGCGCCTATCCAATGTGACGGCAAGGTCGTCGCCTGCTTCTACGCGACCCACAAGGAGGTCGGCGGGCTCTTCGGAGAGACCGAGAGGCAGCTCGCAACCTTCGTCGCGACGCTCGCAGGCGCCACCTTGGAACACGTTTCCGGTAACGCGGAGCGTTTCCGGGCCCTCATCGAGCACTCGTCGGACGTCACCGTCCTGGCTGACGCGACCGGCGTCATGCGCTACGCGAGCCCCTCCATCGAGAACCTTCTCGGCACCGCGCCTGACGAAGTTGTCGGCGGGCGGAGCCGCAGCCTCATACACCCCGACGACCTGGACGGGTTGACCCAACTCTTCCTTCGCATCGCGCAGAAGCCCGGCGGGCGCGGTTCCACCGAATGCCGGATGCTCCACACGGACGGAAGTTGGCGGCACATCGAGATCTCCTACACCAACCGTCTCGACGACAGGGCAGTCGAAGCGATCGTCGTGAACATGCACGACGTCACAGACCGGCGCCAAGCGGAGCAGCGCCTCGCGCAGGCTGCCGAGGAGTTCCGGCTTGCGTTCGACAACGCTCCGATCGGGATGGCGCTCATAGGCCAGCGCCCTGAGAGCCTCGGCCATTACACCCGGGTCAACGAGGCGATGGCTCGAATGCTCGGCTACACCCGTGAGGAGTTGAAGACCAAGACGGTCAAAGACCTGACGCATCCGGACGACTACCGCTCGGATCTGGAGGCGAGGCGTCGCTTTGAGCGCAAGGAGGCGGACGTCTACCAGGTCGAGAAGCGATACGCCCATGCCGACGGCAGATGGATCTGGGTCAATTTGCACCTGGGGCTCATCCGCGACGAGGAAGGCGAGCCCGATTACGCGATCGCCCAGCTGGTCGATATCACCTTGAAGCGCCAAGCCGAGGAAGCGCTCAGGCACCAGGCGTTCACGGACCCCTTGACGCGGCTGGACAACCGTTGGCTCTTCCTCGAGCGCCTCCCCCACTCATTGGCACGGGCGCGAAGGCGCGGCACACATCTCGCCGTCTTCTACCTCGACCTCGACAACTTCAAGGTCATCAATGACTCCCTCGGACACGGCGCCGGCGATCGAGTCCTCGAGGAGATCGCCGCCAGGTTGCGCAGCGTCACACGCGGGGAGGACATCCTCGCCCGCCTCGGGGGAGACGAGTTCGTGCTCGTCGTCGACGATCTGGAAGACCGCGACGAGGTCCGGGGCATAGCCACCCGGGTGGAGGAGATCCTGCACCAGCCGATACAGGTGAGCCCGGACGTCAATGTGAGGGTGACTACCAGCATCGGGATCACCATCGCGGGCCTCGACGACGACGGGCCCTCGCTGCTGCGTGACGCCGACACCGCCCTGTACCGCGCCAAGGACAAAGGCCGTGCGCGGTGGGAGGTGTTCGGCGAACACCTCCGCCGGCGGGCGCAGGGGCGCGAGCGGGCCGAGCGGGACCTTCGTGACGCGATGGACACCGAGCGGATGGTCCTCCACTTCCAGCCGATCTACGAGATGGAGACGGGCAACCCCGTGGGAGCGGAATCGCTGATCCGCTACGACGGGCGCGAGGGCCTGGTGTCGCCGGCGAGCTTCATCACCGTCGCCGAAGAAACAGGTCTCATCGTCCCGCTCGGCGCGTGGGTCCTCCGCGAATCGTGCCGGGCGTTGGGCAAGCTGCGCGAGGCGAGCAGCAATCCCGCGCTGAGCATCGGCGTCAACGTCTCGCCGCGCCAGCTCGTCACTGCCGGGTTCGCCGACAGCGTGGCCGCGACCATCGAGGAGACCGGAGTCGACCCCGGCTCGATCGCTCTGGAGATCACCGAGGTGGCCCTCATCGACATCATGGAACCGATCAGGCCGTGCCTCGAACAGCTCCGGGCGGTGGGCTGCCGGATCGGCATCGACGACTTCGGCACCGGGTACTCGTCTCTCGTCTATCTCAAGCGGCTCCCGCTCGACTTCCTCAAGATCGACCAGACCTTCGTGCGGGGCCTCGGGATCAGCTCGGAGGACGAGGCGATCGTACGGGCAGTGATCAGCCTCGCCGACGCCCTCGGCCTGGCGACGGTCGCGGAAGGCGTCGAAACAAAGGACCAGGAGAGGATGCTGCGAGAGCTCGGCTGCACCCAGGTACAGGGCTTCCTGTACTCGCTCCCGCTGCCAGCCGACCTCGTCTTCAGGTGA
- a CDS encoding carboxymuconolactone decarboxylase family protein codes for MTARLNNPANLLPDSMTGIQSIIKAAHSAGVPRSTLELAHLRASQINGCSPCVYSGAISAKRAGESDERLFAVAAWRETDLFTTEERAALALAESMTRLADRVDPIPDEVWDEAAKYFDEKQLAGLVLWVATTNLFNRVNAATKQPAGAVW; via the coding sequence ATGACAGCAAGACTCAACAACCCAGCCAACCTGCTCCCTGACTCGATGACCGGTATCCAGTCCATCATCAAGGCGGCTCACAGCGCCGGGGTGCCCCGCTCCACCTTGGAACTCGCCCACCTGCGGGCCAGCCAGATCAACGGCTGCAGCCCCTGCGTCTACAGCGGAGCGATCAGCGCCAAGAGGGCGGGCGAGAGCGACGAGCGGCTCTTCGCCGTGGCCGCCTGGCGCGAGACAGACCTCTTCACCACCGAGGAGAGAGCGGCGCTGGCCCTAGCCGAATCGATGACCCGACTCGCCGACCGGGTTGACCCCATCCCCGACGAGGTTTGGGACGAGGCAGCGAAATACTTCGACGAAAAGCAACTTGCCGGACTGGTTCTGTGGGTCGCCACGACCAACCTCTTCAACCGAGTCAACGCCGCGACCAAGCAGCCCGCCGGCGCCGTCTGGTGA